The nucleotide sequence TGGACCTTCTGACAACGAGTTTagcaataaaaatgaaagtagtAGAAATCAATAATAACGTTATGTCATTActaaaccgcggattttatgcatttatgagagagCAGTAGAAAAATTATGAGACTTTAAGAATCatgttacattatttttcacCTATTCGACGTGTTAAGAAAGAAAACAAACTACAATTTCACTTTAGCTTGTTGCAGTTGAGGTAGACAATTTTTCTATTGCAAAAAGATCTGCAATCTAGTCATTGCTCGACGAAAACGATGCGTGCGTTCACGAAGATAAATAAGGTATGTCTCATTTCGTTACCCGTCAATAAAGCGTTCTCAAGTCATAACGATTTCTGTCCCATTTTTAAGCGGAATCGCCCACTGCGCGACATCGTCCAATTAGGGACGCTTCTCCCCGGCAATTATCCTCGACCAATTAAGAACTTATTGTCGCTAAACTACGAAGAACGCGGAGGTAGCGCGTCAACCGGGAATTATAGAATTGCTGTGAAGGTTCCCCGAGACTCTCTGGATCTTGCTCGCTCGTATATTTACAACATCATCCGCGCGCCGTATTTATTGTTGCCTGTAAAACGAAACTGCAGCGGAATGCGTTCAGACCGGAGGCGACTGCGGAACGCTCTCCGAAGATACCAACTGTGGAGCCGTGAAAAACGTAAACTCCGATGGCCCGATAAACCGCAGCAATCCACTAGGTCGTTCGAAATTCCTCCGTGGAAACGTTCCCGCTTTCTCTGCTGCAGTCGACACCTCGCGCAATCGTATCCTTAGTTAACAGGTAATTTACTGGCAAGTGGAGGCTAACCTTTCAGAGGATTAGTTCTTTCGCGCCGCTTCCGGATCCCCCGGTAGCGGAAGAACCGGTGCGGCCAGAGGGGAGGAGTTACAGCACCTTTCGCGATCTCCCGTGATCGACGATCCTCCGCGAAGCTCGTCCACCGAACGAATCGTGCCAGCGAAATGGTACCGTGTGCATGCAGATCGTCCACGAACGGTAGAATCTCTTAGGATGCTTGTCTAGTTCCGTTTGCTGGAGttgatcagatacttgcagcAGTGCGTCAGCAGGTGTTTCTCGCCGGTGACGTCGTGAGGGACGTTCGTCGGGCTGGTGGACTCTCTGGTGTAGATGTCCAAGCCGTATTGGCCTTCTTCGGGGAAGCTGATCGAGAAAGTGACCACGTCGTCGTCGGCGATCGAGTGCGTCACGTACTTCGACAGCCGTTTCTCTTCGATCCCGTTCTTGTGCAATGTCGCCATGAAGTCGGTCAGCGGCCTTGACATCCGGAACTGGATCTCTAACTCACGACCAGCGAACACCAGAGCCTCCTACGAACGATTCGAAATTTTAGACGACTGGACATTGGAAGATTGATTTGGTAAATTTGATTTTTGTCGATTCATTTGTTAGCGCCTATGATCGATAGACTGCGAATTTATGCATTTCAGTGaaatacaaaactgtgaagGTGTTAAAAGTATTTGAGAATGTTATTACATCATTTGAATAATATTGTTGATCATTGTTTGTGTATTCTGTCACGAATTGATGTTTTAAGTCAGCCGAATTCTCAGATTACTTTTTAACAATTATATTTGAACAGTCGCTGCTCGTCTTAATGTCCTTCTCCTTCCGTTTAAGGGTTttcttattattgttattattatttttattataattatcaatTGCAGTTTTTTGTTCTCCTATTTTATTGCCATTTAATTTGtattcattatcattattattttgatttttccatttcttttatacaatatttctttttcttccttTCTATTGTTTGTAAATTTTCTTACACTTACTGTAACAAAGTGGGTTTCTCTATTCATCATTATttctattgttattatattttgtttctTCGAGCCTTTCGAAACCAAAAGAACTTACGAAGTAAAAGAAAGTTCGTAGACATCGAAATAGCTATGTCCAATTAAAATAATCCACCTCTACGAGGGAATAATTAAAATGTTAAGAATTGTTACTTGTTGCACGAATTTCTTTCTTCTTACAATTACATCGAAGTCCAACCAAGTACCGTAACAGAGTTAACGAGGCAAAAGAAGAACGTGCTTCGCTTTGAAAAAATGTTTCTAATTGGCGAGATATGTCCATTGAATCCTCGAGGAACCGAGGATTCCGGTATTTTAGGTTGACGCTGGCTTGACGATGTTTGGCACTCGATTTACCTGATCAGTAATTGGTATAAGGCCAAAGAGTCTCGTAGCCTTCGTCGGTCCCCATTCGCCGCTGGCGCAGTCTGGCAGTGGCACCATCACCGTCTGCAGTTCCTCGCAGGCGATTTTAAATTTACAGACGCTCTTGAACTTCATGGGCTCGCCGGTCAAATATTCTTTCGGCGTCACGGCGTTCGCGAAGATGTCCAGAAGAAATGCGCCCGAACAGGGCGCGTGCACTCTGAACGCGACTATGTTGCCGACTACAGACTGTGGGAACACGGGAATTTGAAACATTCAGTGACAATAAAGCTGCGGAAGTTGTAACTATTCCCGGAAAGTAATAGGACGAGATTAATTTGAAGGGGGACTGAACTTTAAACAGCGGCGACTATTCCGGCTGCTAAGGTTACACGGGAGACCTATTTAGAGAACgttattattattgcaaataGTAAACTTCGTCGTCGCTCGAATAAACGTACAAACAATCCCTTTGTGCGCGGCACCCCTGGCTAATTAATTTCAGTTCCTGGCGATTAATTAGCAGGGCACTGCCGTTAAGCAACTTTTCTCTTTCAGACGGGAAGGCGGTCGGAATTGTTGGGTACAGCTTTGCCGAAGGGTCGTGCAGGTAATTAACCGCACAAACCCAGAAGAATTTCATTTCGCCGGGCGAGTTCGATCGATCCGCGGGAAATGATTACCTGCATGACGAAGCGCTTCAGCGACACGCCGTCGTATCCGTCGCCGTCGTTGTCGTAGAACTTCAGGTTATAGTGAAAAATGAGGGACGACTGCATGTGAGCCGGCATGGCTATCCTGACGGTCGCGGCGCCCGTCGAGTCCGTGTACATAACGGCGTTCGTGTTCGTATCCGGGAAGTAGAGACCGTACCTGTCGAATTTACATAAATTCTGTTGCTCGTttgctttttttctttttgctcgCTGGATAAATTCGAACGGCAAATATCGGGGCCGGTCAAATAATTATACGATAACTTCGCGCCGCGATTCCTGGGGAACGACGTCTCACCTGAAGAACAACGATCGCACGAAAGGCAGCTCTTCGAAGTCTTTCAGCGAAATCGGTTGTTTGAGCAATTGCCACTCCTCTTGCAGAGGGAAGAACTCGTAGATGAATTCCCGCGGGTCCGTCAAGAAGTAGTGGTCGTCGTACTCGTATCTGAAGCACGACGAACGATCGATTTTTGGTACACCCGCTCGTCGCAATTACATCGTTGCGACCGTAAAAACGTGCCGCCTCGAAAAGACGAAAGTTCCGAACGTGTGAAATGTTTCGAACGCGAATACGAAACTGCCACGAGGCAAACTTCGTATTCTTCGGTCGGGCACTTTGACCGAAGAATGCGGTGATCTTGCGCAAACACATTGTCTTCGTTATATCGAAACGGAAATAGAGGCAGAGTAAATTCAATATTCTTCGCCGAGCATGTGTTCTGCAAATATTACAACGCGGCTGTTCGCGAATGGAATTTCGAACAGTCGGGGTGAATAACAAATTACGAGATTGCTAATGTGTCCTAGAGAGCAGCACGTCGGCTCAAATAATTGGACAGTTATTTAATACACTTCTGCAGAAAGTGTTCGATCAAACAAATCGACAGAATTCACTGGCAATAAATACACATCGTTcgtaactggactgcggatttttatggaaaatgaaaattttctgAGTCGATTGCAGGgaatagaaacgagatagcgaGTTTATTCGTTCTttaatcattctggtagattaaagaaataatacattgacgttTTTTCATGCTTTTAATCATTCTACTAtttattgcataaaatccgcaatctagttataGCATTAGGAACATTTTTTTGGTAATCTCTACCACTCGCCTATGTTGTCGAGGTATCAAAAAATTGGTCTAATAAATTAGCACACTACTCTTTTCGCACAATTGTCATGTATAGATGAACAGgcactcgaataattctttcaacGGTCATGTTTACGACTGCGATCGATCATTTTCTGTCAAACTTCAGTCCGACTGAAACGGATTTCGAGGGTCACCTGAGACTGTCGTTCTTGGCTTTGGGTTGGCCAGGACGAGGAACTTCTTTGGCATTGACGAGATGTCGTGCTCCCCAATTGCACTGGACGAATCTCCATGCACCGGCCACGTAAACCGCGTTCCAGCTGTTCCGGAATCTATTGTCCTCGAAACACACCCCCGGCTGGTAGCCAGCCGATTTGCTGTAACCCTTTATGACTACGCAATGTAAGCCCGCGTAACTGCGAAACGAAATCGGAAAGATCTTTAGTTACACAGTCCTATATTCGATAAACGTACAATTCGTCACGGTTACGAATTTCACGGGGTACATAGTACCTGCACAGTCGCTTGAACAGAACGTGGTAGCTTTCAGTCCCGTGTTTGATCCCTCTCAACAAACCCATAGGCGTGTCGCCGCGCAGATTCTCGTCGAACTGCATAGTGTTCAGATTCTTCACGGTGATCCATCGGAATATCGTCCTCGCCTTCTCTATGTCCGATCCGCATCTGCTCACCAACTGCCGCACCAGGTCCGTGAACGTTTTTTGATCTTCTTGGGCCACCTGATTTATCGCCGGGGAAGAAAGGGTGTGAAGATCGGTAAGTCAATCCCTGTACCTAATCTACGTTCTGTTCTCCAATAGACGTTCGGTATGTTTGCACTATAAATCGTGCGCAATGGGAGGAGGATCGTTTCAGGACTCGTGGAGGTTTCGCCTGCCCTAAAATAGGGCACGTCCCTCCAAACAGAGATAAAGGGAAACAACCGTTCGAATAAAGGAACGTGTCGAACGCTTCTTATTCGCTGAGTGGCTCCTGCCGAGCGAACATGATCGTTTAAAAATTAACATTAGGTCCCAGACTGTGATCTTGTCAGGTAACCAGGAGTGGAACTGTTCGTTTTTACGTTTCGTCGTTAACCAATTGCAATAATTGCGTCGGAAGTTTATTCAATGGAGACGTAGCTAgcaattattcatttatttggcTGTTGTTTCAATTCCTTGCGCGACA is from Megalopta genalis isolate 19385.01 chromosome 12, iyMegGena1_principal, whole genome shotgun sequence and encodes:
- the Hil gene encoding peptidase hillarin isoform X1, which translates into the protein MYRPNFYESTCLRCAQTVYQVDRVGPLKDFTFFHAGCFKCAICGTKLTLKTYYNNQHTINDKEVYCSSHVPKPGPGTLDGSSVGIRSALNVPRSGYVNEQIRAGGASPRGLYPPCYDNVDSPNYARHLNGHGSPPATNSSQRDFHGNAGGGASWPYNHHYAGDGSYQYGRFDASALHIAHALKQTELQKGYSKAREKPIDYYLDRDEQTRLEMKHRKEEDDLYRKFAHHREEEDRRIREEFRDEWEKELEQLSARWEREKGGRVRTQQFQQEKEDLEKNMTLRRDKKKESLTRKIMEHERAATAALVEKQSSEMLELINEARSEYMRQESLYLDEGDGYAQEAPPMPYPSRAPPPQPPALAKYHIYNDPLEFADMDQIAISVAQEDQKTFTDLVRQLVSRCGSDIEKARTIFRWITVKNLNTMQFDENLRGDTPMGLLRGIKHGTESYHVLFKRLCSYAGLHCVVIKGYSKSAGYQPGVCFEDNRFRNSWNAVYVAGAWRFVQCNWGARHLVNAKEVPRPGQPKAKNDSLRYEYDDHYFLTDPREFIYEFFPLQEEWQLLKQPISLKDFEELPFVRSLFFRYGLYFPDTNTNAVMYTDSTGAATVRIAMPAHMQSSLIFHYNLKFYDNDGDGYDGVSLKRFVMQSVVGNIVAFRVHAPCSGAFLLDIFANAVTPKEYLTGEPMKFKSVCKFKIACEELQTVMVPLPDCASGEWGPTKATRLFGLIPITDQEALVFAGRELEIQFRMSRPLTDFMATLHKNGIEEKRLSKYVTHSIADDDVVTFSISFPEEGQYGLDIYTRESTSPTNVPHDVTGEKHLLTHCCKYLINSSKRN
- the Hil gene encoding peptidase hillarin isoform X2 — encoded protein: MYRPNFYESTCLRCAQTVYQVDRVGPLKDFTFFHAGCFKCAICGTKLTLKTYYNNQHTINDKEVYCSSHVPKPGPGTLDGSSVGIRSALNVPRSGYVNEQIRAGGASPRGLYPPWHLNGHGSPPATNSSQRDFHGNAGGGASWPYNHHYAGDGSYQYGRFDASALHIAHALKQTELQKGYSKAREKPIDYYLDRDEQTRLEMKHRKEEDDLYRKFAHHREEEDRRIREEFRDEWEKELEQLSARWEREKGGRVRTQQFQQEKEDLEKNMTLRRDKKKESLTRKIMEHERAATAALVEKQSSEMLELINEARSEYMRQESLYLDEGDGYAQEAPPMPYPSRAPPPQPPALAKYHIYNDPLEFADMDQIAISVAQEDQKTFTDLVRQLVSRCGSDIEKARTIFRWITVKNLNTMQFDENLRGDTPMGLLRGIKHGTESYHVLFKRLCSYAGLHCVVIKGYSKSAGYQPGVCFEDNRFRNSWNAVYVAGAWRFVQCNWGARHLVNAKEVPRPGQPKAKNDSLRYEYDDHYFLTDPREFIYEFFPLQEEWQLLKQPISLKDFEELPFVRSLFFRYGLYFPDTNTNAVMYTDSTGAATVRIAMPAHMQSSLIFHYNLKFYDNDGDGYDGVSLKRFVMQSVVGNIVAFRVHAPCSGAFLLDIFANAVTPKEYLTGEPMKFKSVCKFKIACEELQTVMVPLPDCASGEWGPTKATRLFGLIPITDQEALVFAGRELEIQFRMSRPLTDFMATLHKNGIEEKRLSKYVTHSIADDDVVTFSISFPEEGQYGLDIYTRESTSPTNVPHDVTGEKHLLTHCCKYLINSSKRN